A genome region from Anaerolineae bacterium includes the following:
- the rpsL gene encoding 30S ribosomal protein S12: protein MPTVNQLVRRGRKPSARKSKAPALQYNYNSQERRTKRMPKGNPQKRGVCTQVRTTTPKKPNSALRKVARVRLSNGVEVTAYIPGEGHSLQEHNVVLVRGGRVKDLPGVRYHIVRGALDSTGVEGRSKGRSKYGSKRPKR from the coding sequence TTGCCGACAGTCAATCAGTTGGTGCGTAGAGGGCGCAAGCCGTCGGCCAGGAAGTCCAAGGCGCCGGCTCTGCAGTACAACTACAACAGCCAGGAGCGGCGTACGAAGCGGATGCCCAAGGGTAATCCGCAGAAGCGTGGCGTCTGCACCCAGGTTCGCACCACGACGCCCAAGAAGCCGAACTCGGCTCTCCGCAAGGTGGCGAGGGTCAGGCTCAGCAACGGCGTTGAGGTCACCGCGTACATCCCGGGGGAGGGACACAGCCTCCAGGAGCACAACGTGGTTTTGGTGCGGGGCGGTCGCGTCAAAGACCTCCCTGGTGTTCGCTATCACATAGTTCGTGGTGCGCTCGACTCCACCGGTGTGGAAGGGCGCAGCAAGGGACGTTCGAAGTACGGTTCGAAGAGGCCGAAGCGGTAG
- the rplN gene encoding 50S ribosomal protein L14 translates to MIQQQSTLRVADNTGARELMCIRVLGGTKRKYASVGDIIIASVKQAAPNSAVRKGDVVRAVVVRTSKEYGRPDGSSIRFDDNAAVLIDDGRSPRGTRIFGPVARELRDKGFMRIVSLAPEAL, encoded by the coding sequence ATGATCCAGCAGCAGTCCACTCTTCGAGTGGCAGATAACACAGGCGCGCGTGAACTCATGTGTATCCGCGTTCTCGGCGGCACCAAGCGCAAGTACGCCAGCGTGGGCGACATCATCATCGCCTCCGTGAAGCAGGCCGCTCCCAACAGCGCCGTGCGCAAGGGCGATGTGGTGCGGGCGGTGGTCGTGCGCACCAGCAAGGAGTACGGACGGCCCGATGGGAGCTCCATTCGCTTCGACGACAACGCGGCCGTCCTGATAGATGATGGGCGCAGCCCTCGGGGTACCCGGATCTTCGGCCCTGTGGCTCGAGAGCTCCGAGACAAGGGGTTCATGCGCATAGTCTCGCTGGCCCCGGAAGCCTTGTAG
- the rpsJ gene encoding 30S ribosomal protein S10 gives MARERIRIRLKAYDHRLIDQSAQQIVEAAERTGAAVAGPVPLPTKTERFVVMRSPFIDKDSREQFEIRTHKRLIDVLRPTSKTIDTLMRLNLPAGVDIEIKV, from the coding sequence ATGGCAAGGGAAAGGATCAGGATCCGACTGAAGGCCTACGACCACAGACTGATCGACCAGTCCGCACAGCAGATCGTCGAGGCAGCGGAGCGGACGGGTGCGGCGGTAGCCGGGCCGGTGCCGCTACCCACCAAGACCGAGCGCTTCGTGGTGATGCGGTCGCCATTCATTGACAAGGACTCGAGAGAGCAGTTCGAGATCCGGACTCACAAGAGGCTCATTGACGTGCTCAGGCCGACCTCGAAGACCATAGACACGCTTATGCGTCTCAATCTGCCCGCCGGTGTGGACATCGAGATCAAGGTCTAG
- the rplC gene encoding 50S ribosomal protein L3 yields the protein MMKGLIGRKLGMTQMFTEQGELIPVTLIQAGPCYVTQRKTTEKDGYSAIQVGFEAVPGRKITKGERLHLQKAGAPPLRHVREFRVKPDEQYELGQVLDVGQFGLGERVDVVGTSKGRGFAGAVKRHGFAGGPKTHGQSDRHRAVGSIGSGTTPGRVLKGMRMPGHMGNARRTASGLEVVFVDPERHIIGVRGGVPGAVNGLVVIKEARKQ from the coding sequence ATGATGAAAGGTCTCATAGGAAGAAAGCTCGGCATGACCCAGATGTTCACCGAACAAGGTGAGCTCATACCGGTGACACTCATCCAGGCCGGGCCCTGCTATGTCACGCAGCGCAAGACCACCGAGAAGGATGGCTACTCGGCCATCCAGGTGGGGTTCGAGGCCGTGCCTGGCCGGAAGATCACCAAGGGGGAGCGGCTTCACCTCCAGAAGGCGGGTGCGCCTCCCCTGCGTCACGTGCGGGAGTTCCGGGTCAAGCCCGATGAGCAGTACGAGTTGGGGCAAGTGCTCGACGTAGGCCAGTTTGGCCTAGGCGAGAGAGTGGATGTGGTGGGAACCAGCAAGGGACGCGGCTTCGCCGGTGCGGTGAAGCGCCACGGGTTCGCCGGTGGCCCTAAGACCCACGGCCAGTCGGACCGGCATCGGGCAGTGGGCAGCATAGGATCAGGGACGACTCCGGGGCGAGTACTCAAGGGGATGCGGATGCCGGGCCACATGGGCAACGCCAGGCGCACCGCGTCTGGGCTGGAGGTGGTCTTCGTCGATCCTGAGCGACATATCATAGGTGTCCGGGGCGGCGTGCCTGGGGCCGTCAACGGCCTGGTGGTCATCAAAGAGGCCCGTAAGCAGTAG
- the rpsS gene encoding 30S ribosomal protein S19 — MTRSLKKGPYIESKLLEKVEEMNRTGERRVIRTWSRASTVFPQMVGHTIAVHDGRRHVPVYITENMVGHKLGEFAPTRLFRGHVSRGRAARR; from the coding sequence GTGACTAGATCTCTCAAGAAGGGGCCCTACATAGAGAGCAAGCTTCTGGAGAAGGTCGAGGAAATGAACCGGACGGGCGAGCGCCGAGTGATACGCACCTGGTCGCGGGCCTCGACTGTGTTTCCCCAGATGGTGGGGCATACGATCGCGGTCCATGATGGGCGCCGGCACGTCCCGGTCTACATAACTGAGAACATGGTGGGCCACAAGCTGGGCGAGTTCGCGCCCACGAGGCTCTTCCGCGGTCACGTAAGTCGCGGGCGCGCCGCGCGGCGCTGA
- the rpsH gene encoding 30S ribosomal protein S8, with protein sequence MTTSDPIADMLARIRNALMVNQSHVVMPGSRMKAEIARVLKEEGYIRNYEIIRDGARSTLRIWLKYTEDKEPVITGMKRVSRPGRRAYCGRHEIPWVMSGLGIAILTTPLGVMTDEQARRSRVGGEVLCQVW encoded by the coding sequence ATGACCACGAGCGACCCGATTGCTGACATGCTCGCCCGCATACGGAATGCCCTCATGGTGAATCAGAGCCATGTGGTCATGCCCGGATCCAGGATGAAGGCGGAGATCGCCCGGGTTTTGAAGGAAGAGGGCTATATCCGCAACTACGAGATCATCCGGGACGGGGCCCGATCCACTCTGCGGATCTGGCTCAAGTACACAGAAGACAAGGAACCGGTGATCACGGGGATGAAGCGGGTGAGCCGACCGGGCAGAAGGGCCTATTGCGGGCGGCACGAGATACCCTGGGTGATGAGTGGCCTGGGCATCGCCATACTGACTACGCCCTTGGGCGTGATGACGGACGAGCAGGCTCGGCGCAGTCGGGTCGGCGGTGAAGTCCTCTGCCAGGTCTGGTAG
- the rplW gene encoding 50S ribosomal protein L23: MNIYEVIRRPLTTEKTYGLRGENKYVFEVHPAASKIEVKQAVETLFEVDVAAVNVVNVPEKRRRAGRRWIVSRPARRKAMVRLAEGQSIRALESA, encoded by the coding sequence GTGAACATATACGAAGTGATCAGAAGGCCGCTAACGACGGAGAAGACGTACGGCCTCCGCGGGGAGAACAAGTACGTATTCGAGGTGCATCCAGCCGCCAGCAAGATTGAGGTGAAGCAGGCGGTGGAGACCTTGTTCGAGGTGGACGTGGCGGCAGTGAATGTCGTCAACGTGCCGGAGAAGAGGCGAAGAGCGGGGCGACGATGGATCGTCAGCCGGCCGGCCAGGAGGAAGGCGATGGTGCGGTTGGCCGAGGGGCAGTCCATTCGTGCGCTCGAGTCTGCCTAG
- the rpmC gene encoding 50S ribosomal protein L29 — protein sequence MRASELRESNNEELGRLLDEANRELFNLRFQAASGQLADRQRMREVRKNIARIKTVLRDRQLAAEVAEEE from the coding sequence ATGAGGGCGAGCGAGCTGCGCGAGAGCAACAATGAGGAGCTGGGGCGTCTTCTGGACGAGGCGAACCGAGAGCTCTTCAACTTACGGTTTCAGGCTGCTTCCGGGCAGTTGGCCGACCGGCAACGGATGCGCGAGGTGCGCAAGAACATCGCGCGCATCAAGACCGTTCTGAGGGACCGGCAGTTGGCTGCCGAAGTGGCGGAGGAAGAATGA
- the rpsQ gene encoding 30S ribosomal protein S17 codes for MNGQRRVLTGTVTSDKMDKTVVVQVERSYRHPLYGKVVRSHRKYVAHDEDNQCRLGDTVSIRESRPLSKTKRWVVEQILSREALPEE; via the coding sequence ATGAACGGGCAGCGTCGGGTTCTTACCGGGACGGTTACCAGCGACAAGATGGACAAGACGGTCGTCGTCCAAGTGGAGCGTTCTTACCGTCATCCGTTGTACGGGAAGGTGGTACGCAGCCACAGGAAGTACGTGGCTCACGACGAGGACAATCAGTGTCGCCTGGGAGACACGGTGAGCATTAGGGAGAGCCGGCCGCTCAGCAAGACGAAGCGCTGGGTGGTGGAGCAGATCCTGAGTCGTGAGGCACTGCCCGAGGAGTAG
- the rpsG gene encoding 30S ribosomal protein S7 codes for MPRRYRPPRREVEPDPRYQSELLMRFVNKLMRGGKKSVALGLVYDAFELIEQRARRNPLEVFEQAVRNVTPVIEVKPRRVGGATYQVPMEVAPHRRTSLALRWLMMAARQRPGHSMAEKLAAELIDAANGEGSAIRRKEETHRMAEANRAFAHYRW; via the coding sequence ATGCCTAGACGGTATAGGCCGCCTCGCCGTGAGGTGGAGCCCGATCCGCGCTATCAGAGTGAGCTGCTGATGCGGTTTGTCAACAAGCTCATGCGTGGGGGGAAGAAGAGCGTCGCGTTGGGACTGGTGTACGACGCCTTCGAGTTGATAGAACAGCGCGCCCGCCGGAACCCCTTGGAGGTATTCGAGCAAGCGGTGCGCAACGTCACCCCGGTGATTGAAGTGAAGCCACGCCGGGTGGGTGGGGCCACATATCAGGTCCCGATGGAAGTAGCGCCCCACCGGCGGACTTCGCTGGCCTTGCGGTGGCTGATGATGGCTGCCCGGCAGCGGCCCGGCCACTCCATGGCCGAGAAGCTGGCAGCGGAGCTGATAGACGCCGCGAACGGAGAGGGATCGGCCATTCGGCGCAAGGAAGAGACTCATCGCATGGCTGAGGCCAACCGAGCCTTTGCCCATTATCGCTGGTGA
- the rplP gene encoding 50S ribosomal protein L16, which yields MLMPKRVKYRKQQRGRRRGVASRGNTIAFGEYGLQAMEACWMTNRQLEAARRAIVRYIRRGGRMWTRVFPDKPVTKKAAETRMGGGKGSVEEWVAVVQPGRILFELSGIDEELAREAFRLASSKLPIATQFVVKTDPITGSRVAGS from the coding sequence ATGTTGATGCCGAAACGGGTCAAGTATAGGAAGCAACAGCGTGGCCGAAGGCGAGGGGTGGCCTCGCGAGGGAACACGATTGCTTTTGGGGAGTATGGTCTCCAGGCGATGGAGGCTTGCTGGATGACGAACCGCCAATTGGAGGCGGCGCGACGCGCCATCGTGCGCTACATTCGCCGGGGCGGACGCATGTGGACGCGCGTCTTCCCGGACAAGCCGGTCACCAAGAAGGCCGCGGAGACGCGGATGGGTGGCGGCAAGGGCTCGGTGGAGGAGTGGGTGGCGGTGGTGCAGCCCGGGCGGATTCTGTTCGAGTTGAGCGGCATAGATGAGGAGTTGGCGCGGGAGGCATTCCGGCTGGCCTCTTCCAAGCTTCCCATCGCCACTCAGTTCGTGGTCAAGACGGACCCCATCACTGGCTCTAGGGTGGCTGGATCATGA
- the rplE gene encoding 50S ribosomal protein L5 has product MPRVKDLYESEIVPRMMEEFGYTNVMQVPRVEKVVVNVGVGEALTNANALDAASRDVAAITGQKPAVRRARKSIASFRLREGAPVGVKVTLRGSRMYDFLDRLINVALPRQRDFRGISPDSFDGRGNYTLGLREQLVWPEIDYDQIDQVRGMEITIVTTARTDEEGRRLLQLMGMPFAMAA; this is encoded by the coding sequence ATGCCAAGGGTCAAAGACCTGTATGAGTCGGAGATCGTCCCCCGCATGATGGAGGAGTTCGGCTACACCAACGTCATGCAGGTGCCGCGCGTGGAGAAGGTGGTGGTGAACGTCGGCGTGGGCGAAGCGCTGACCAACGCCAATGCCCTGGACGCGGCTTCGCGGGACGTAGCGGCCATCACCGGGCAGAAGCCGGCCGTGCGGCGGGCGCGGAAGTCCATTGCGTCGTTCAGGCTGCGCGAGGGTGCTCCGGTGGGAGTGAAAGTGACGTTGAGAGGGAGCCGCATGTATGACTTCCTCGATCGCCTCATCAATGTGGCCCTTCCCCGGCAGCGTGACTTTCGCGGCATCTCGCCGGACTCGTTTGATGGGCGAGGCAACTACACCCTGGGCCTGCGGGAACAGCTCGTCTGGCCCGAGATAGACTACGACCAGATAGACCAGGTGCGCGGCATGGAGATTACCATCGTGACCACGGCCAGGACGGACGAAGAAGGCCGTCGGCTGCTGCAACTGATGGGCATGCCGTTCGCTATGGCCGCTTGA
- the rpsC gene encoding 30S ribosomal protein S3 — MGRKVHPYGFRIGIVNDWRARWFADKDKSYREQLLEDIEIRELIYEQMRNAAIAAVDIERFPNQISVTIHTARPGIVIGRKGAIVNALRQRLEDRTGKHVRLDVQEIRDPDLQAKLVAESIAEQLERRVSFRRAVRQGMQRAMRAGAEGVMVRVSGRLSGADMGRTETMREGRIPRNTLRAEIDFGQAEALTTFGLIGVKVWIYRGEVMPEGVGPRRVEAETEPAQA, encoded by the coding sequence TTGGGTAGGAAAGTTCATCCCTACGGCTTCCGGATCGGGATAGTGAACGACTGGCGAGCGCGTTGGTTTGCCGACAAGGACAAGAGCTACCGGGAGCAGTTGCTCGAGGACATAGAGATACGGGAACTCATCTACGAGCAGATGAGAAACGCTGCCATCGCTGCGGTGGACATCGAGCGGTTCCCGAACCAGATTTCGGTGACGATCCACACCGCTCGGCCCGGCATTGTGATCGGGCGCAAGGGTGCCATCGTGAACGCCTTGCGCCAGCGCCTGGAGGATCGGACCGGGAAGCACGTGCGGCTAGATGTCCAGGAGATCCGCGACCCGGATCTTCAGGCCAAGCTGGTGGCAGAGAGCATCGCCGAGCAGTTGGAGCGGCGGGTGAGCTTCCGGCGTGCTGTACGTCAGGGCATGCAGCGTGCTATGCGGGCTGGGGCCGAAGGGGTGATGGTACGGGTCTCGGGTCGTCTGTCGGGTGCTGACATGGGGCGCACGGAGACCATGCGCGAGGGGCGCATACCCAGGAACACTCTGCGGGCTGAGATAGACTTCGGCCAGGCGGAGGCACTGACCACCTTCGGACTCATAGGGGTGAAGGTCTGGATCTACCGAGGTGAGGTCATGCCCGAGGGCGTCGGCCCCAGGCGGGTCGAGGCAGAGACGGAGCCAGCTCAGGCCTAG
- the rplB gene encoding 50S ribosomal protein L2, with translation MPVKVYRPTSPGRRDMSVPTFEEITTTEAERSLVRPLRRTGGRSRGRISVRHRGGGHKRRYRVIDFRRDKQGVPARVASIEYDPNRSARIALLVYADGEKRYIVAPLGLKVDATVMSGPGSEIRVGNSLPIANIPLGTMVHNIELEPGRGGQLVRAAGTGAQVLAKEGDYAQIRLPSGEVRRVRMECMATIGQVGNEDHANIRLGKAGRKRWLGRRPEVRGSAMTPRDHPHGGGEGRAPIGMPSPKTPWGKPTLGQRTRKQKRTDKYIVRRRGRRR, from the coding sequence ATGCCAGTGAAGGTATACAGGCCTACGTCCCCCGGACGACGGGACATGAGCGTGCCTACCTTCGAGGAGATCACGACCACGGAAGCCGAGCGCTCCCTGGTCAGGCCTCTGAGGAGGACGGGCGGGCGCAGCCGTGGCCGCATATCGGTGCGGCACCGGGGCGGTGGCCACAAGCGCCGGTACCGGGTTATTGACTTCAGGCGTGATAAGCAGGGCGTGCCGGCGCGGGTGGCCAGTATCGAGTACGACCCCAACCGGTCAGCGCGCATCGCGCTCCTGGTCTACGCCGACGGCGAGAAGCGGTACATAGTGGCCCCGCTCGGCCTCAAGGTGGATGCTACGGTTATGTCGGGGCCAGGGTCCGAGATAAGAGTGGGCAACTCCCTGCCTATAGCTAACATCCCTCTGGGAACGATGGTCCATAACATAGAGTTGGAGCCCGGGAGAGGAGGGCAGCTGGTGCGCGCGGCGGGCACCGGGGCGCAGGTCTTGGCGAAGGAGGGCGATTACGCCCAGATCCGGTTGCCGAGCGGCGAGGTCCGCCGGGTGAGGATGGAGTGCATGGCCACCATCGGACAGGTGGGCAACGAGGACCACGCCAACATCCGCCTGGGCAAGGCAGGGCGCAAGCGCTGGCTGGGCCGACGCCCGGAGGTACGCGGGTCGGCCATGACACCGCGGGATCATCCACACGGTGGTGGCGAGGGTCGGGCGCCCATCGGGATGCCCAGCCCCAAGACTCCCTGGGGCAAGCCGACTCTGGGGCAGCGTACCCGCAAACAGAAGCGAACGGACAAGTACATCGTTCGCAGGCGCGGCCGGCGCCGGTGA
- a CDS encoding type Z 30S ribosomal protein S14 yields MAKKSMIAREKRRKYPTRVVNRCAMCGRPRAYMRRFGLCRICFRREALEGRVPGVRKSSW; encoded by the coding sequence GTGGCGAAGAAATCGATGATTGCCAGGGAGAAGAGGCGCAAGTACCCCACGCGGGTGGTGAATCGCTGTGCCATGTGTGGCCGGCCACGGGCGTACATGCGGCGCTTCGGTCTCTGCCGTATATGTTTCCGGCGCGAGGCGCTCGAGGGCAGGGTCCCGGGCGTGCGTAAGTCGAGCTGGTGA
- the rplD gene encoding 50S ribosomal protein L4, with protein MLVPVHNIEGEIVSERELPDAIFGVEPNEDLMHQALVRQLANARLGTHSTKTRGEVSGGGRKPWRQKGLGRARHGSIRSPIWRGGGIAFGPRPRSYRQDLTKKMRRAAVRSALSVKARAGLITLVDELSPDSPRTREFVATLDRLQAGDSVLVAVHKPDRNLELAARNLSDVKVIRATYLNIRDLLGHERLLLTLGALDEVEEWLDPARARRAEVEA; from the coding sequence ATGTTGGTTCCGGTGCACAACATAGAAGGCGAGATCGTGTCGGAGAGGGAGCTGCCGGACGCGATCTTCGGCGTGGAGCCGAACGAAGATCTGATGCATCAGGCTTTGGTCCGGCAGTTGGCCAACGCTCGCCTGGGGACCCACTCGACCAAGACGAGGGGCGAGGTAAGCGGCGGTGGGCGCAAGCCGTGGCGGCAGAAGGGCTTGGGCCGCGCTCGACATGGCAGCATTCGGTCCCCGATCTGGCGAGGGGGTGGAATCGCGTTCGGGCCTCGGCCACGCAGCTATCGCCAGGACCTGACCAAGAAGATGCGCCGTGCGGCCGTCCGGTCGGCACTGAGCGTGAAGGCACGGGCGGGATTGATCACCCTGGTAGACGAGCTGAGTCCGGATAGCCCCCGAACTAGGGAGTTCGTGGCGACCCTGGACCGGTTGCAGGCGGGAGATAGCGTGTTGGTGGCTGTGCACAAGCCTGATCGCAACCTGGAGCTGGCCGCGCGCAACCTCTCCGACGTCAAAGTAATTCGAGCCACCTACCTGAACATCCGTGATCTCCTTGGCCACGAACGTCTGCTCCTGACGCTGGGGGCATTGGACGAGGTGGAGGAGTGGCTCGACCCGGCGCGGGCGCGAAGGGCGGAGGTCGAGGCGTGA
- a CDS encoding 50S ribosomal protein L24, with protein sequence MRKIRRDDTVEVISGEHRGMRGQVLRVDPKSERAVVQGLNLVKVHERRTRERDGGIIQREAPLHLSNLALVCPTCDAPSRVGIRVTADGRMVRFCKRCNETIE encoded by the coding sequence GTGAGGAAGATACGACGAGACGACACGGTCGAGGTCATAAGTGGCGAGCATCGAGGGATGCGCGGCCAGGTGCTGCGAGTAGATCCTAAGAGCGAGCGAGCCGTGGTGCAGGGCCTGAACCTGGTGAAGGTGCATGAGAGGCGGACGCGAGAGCGCGACGGAGGGATCATCCAGCGCGAGGCACCGCTGCACCTGTCGAACCTGGCTCTAGTATGTCCGACGTGTGACGCGCCCAGTAGGGTCGGGATAAGGGTGACAGCGGACGGGCGCATGGTGCGCTTCTGCAAGAGATGCAACGAGACTATCGAGTAG
- the fusA gene encoding elongation factor G: MRSYPIERTRNIGIIAHIDAGKTTTTERILFYTGRTHQLGNVDEGTTVTDWMEQERERGITITSAAVTCFWRDYEINIIDTPGHIDFTAEVQRALRVLDGGVVVFDAVAGVEPQSETVWRQADRFRVPRVCFVNKMDREGADFWRTIGMIRDRLGASPVAIQVPIGVGASFAGAVDLIPMTALVYPDELGTRPESVPIPAGLESEVAQRREELVEAIASHDDAILHQYLEGEEIAPRELVQGLRRCTIAGQLVPVLCGSSLRNKGVQRLLDAVVDYLPSAADIPPIQGVRPDSGEPTVRHASVDEPFSALVFKIVSDPYAGRLAYLRVYSGRAATGDTVLNASRGQRQRLPRLLRMYANRREEVQEIFASDIVATVGVRDVGTGDTLCDVDHPILLESITFPEPVISVAIEPRTKADQDRMSDALRKLAEEDPTFRIDYDDTTGQTLISGMGELHLEVLIDRMRREFGVGAHVGTPQVAYRETITAAVEVEGRFVRQTGGRGQYGHVKLQIEPLGKGSGLEFENAIVGGAIPQEYIPAVRQGIEEAASAGVLAGYPVTDVKVRLVDGSYHPVDSSELAFRIAGSMAFRDGVMKAGPILLEPIMKVEAVVPEAATGDVIGSLSQRRADIQGMEERPGEFKAIVALVPLAEMFGYATEIRSMTQGRGTFTMEFHHYGPVPQEVARRLTG, encoded by the coding sequence GTGCGTAGCTACCCGATCGAGAGGACCCGCAACATAGGCATCATCGCTCACATAGACGCGGGCAAGACCACCACCACCGAGCGCATCCTCTTCTACACCGGCCGCACTCACCAACTGGGGAACGTTGATGAGGGCACCACGGTGACGGATTGGATGGAGCAGGAGCGAGAGCGGGGGATCACCATAACCTCCGCGGCCGTGACCTGCTTCTGGCGCGATTATGAGATCAACATCATTGACACCCCAGGCCACATTGATTTCACGGCTGAGGTGCAGCGCGCCTTGCGGGTGCTGGATGGGGGCGTGGTGGTCTTCGATGCCGTGGCCGGGGTGGAGCCCCAGTCGGAGACGGTGTGGCGGCAGGCCGATCGGTTCCGGGTTCCGCGGGTGTGCTTCGTCAACAAGATGGATCGAGAGGGGGCGGACTTCTGGCGCACCATTGGCATGATCCGCGATCGCCTAGGGGCGTCGCCGGTCGCGATCCAGGTGCCCATCGGGGTGGGGGCATCGTTCGCCGGCGCCGTGGACCTCATCCCGATGACGGCGTTGGTCTATCCGGACGAGTTGGGGACGCGACCGGAGAGCGTGCCCATTCCCGCCGGACTGGAATCAGAGGTAGCCCAGCGACGCGAGGAACTAGTGGAGGCCATCGCCAGCCACGATGATGCCATCCTGCACCAGTACCTAGAGGGTGAGGAGATCGCGCCGAGGGAGCTGGTTCAGGGCCTGAGGCGGTGCACCATTGCCGGTCAGCTGGTGCCAGTGCTGTGCGGCTCCTCGCTTCGCAACAAGGGCGTCCAACGACTCCTGGATGCGGTGGTTGACTACCTGCCCTCGGCGGCAGACATTCCGCCTATACAGGGGGTGCGACCCGATAGCGGCGAGCCGACGGTGCGGCATGCCTCGGTGGACGAGCCCTTCAGTGCCCTGGTGTTCAAGATCGTGTCGGATCCGTATGCCGGTCGGTTGGCCTACTTGCGGGTCTACTCCGGACGGGCTGCCACGGGCGATACGGTCCTGAATGCGAGCAGGGGCCAGCGGCAGAGGCTGCCCAGACTGCTGCGGATGTACGCTAACCGACGGGAGGAAGTGCAAGAGATCTTCGCCAGCGACATCGTGGCCACGGTTGGGGTTCGGGACGTTGGCACGGGGGACACCCTATGCGATGTGGATCACCCGATCTTGCTCGAATCCATCACGTTTCCCGAGCCAGTCATTTCGGTGGCGATTGAGCCGCGGACCAAGGCGGATCAGGACCGGATGTCTGATGCCCTGCGGAAACTGGCCGAGGAGGATCCCACTTTCCGCATAGACTACGACGACACCACCGGGCAGACGCTGATCTCGGGGATGGGTGAGCTGCACCTCGAGGTTCTCATTGACCGTATGCGGAGGGAGTTCGGAGTTGGTGCCCATGTGGGCACGCCCCAGGTGGCCTATCGAGAGACGATCACCGCAGCCGTCGAGGTCGAGGGACGCTTCGTCCGGCAGACGGGCGGCCGGGGCCAGTACGGTCACGTCAAGCTGCAGATTGAGCCTCTAGGCAAGGGGAGCGGCCTCGAGTTCGAGAATGCCATCGTCGGTGGGGCAATTCCTCAGGAGTACATCCCTGCTGTGCGCCAGGGGATCGAGGAAGCAGCCAGTGCCGGTGTCCTAGCGGGTTACCCGGTGACGGACGTGAAAGTGAGGCTGGTGGACGGCTCCTACCATCCGGTGGATTCGTCGGAGTTGGCGTTCCGCATCGCCGGCAGTATGGCCTTCCGCGATGGCGTGATGAAGGCGGGGCCAATTCTGCTGGAGCCGATCATGAAGGTGGAGGCAGTGGTGCCGGAGGCGGCCACGGGAGACGTCATCGGCAGCCTGAGCCAGCGCCGCGCCGACATCCAGGGGATGGAGGAGCGGCCCGGCGAGTTCAAAGCCATTGTGGCGCTGGTGCCGTTGGCGGAGATGTTCGGCTATGCCACCGAGATCCGCTCCATGACCCAAGGCCGCGGCACCTTCACCATGGAGTTCCATCACTACGGCCCCGTGCCGCAAGAGGTAGCCAGACGCCTTACCGGCTGA
- the rplV gene encoding 50S ribosomal protein L22 — protein sequence MYEEGYQAVQKYVGISPQKVRLVIDQVRGLPAQEALAVLQFMPQSAALPVSKAIKSAMANAENNFGAEPDELVVAEIAADPGPTRRWRRFGARGRWKPIRRRSSHIRVVLSQRSI from the coding sequence ATGTACGAAGAAGGTTACCAGGCCGTACAGAAGTACGTGGGTATCTCGCCTCAGAAAGTGAGGCTGGTTATTGACCAGGTTCGCGGCCTTCCGGCGCAGGAGGCGCTGGCTGTGCTGCAGTTCATGCCCCAGAGCGCGGCTCTGCCCGTATCCAAGGCGATCAAGAGCGCTATGGCTAACGCCGAGAACAACTTCGGGGCGGAGCCGGACGAGCTGGTGGTAGCAGAGATTGCGGCGGACCCTGGTCCTACCCGACGGTGGCGGCGGTTTGGAGCTCGCGGGCGGTGGAAGCCCATTCGCAGAAGGTCGAGCCACATCAGGGTAGTGCTGTCGCAGCGCTCGATCTAG